A window of Bos taurus isolate L1 Dominette 01449 registration number 42190680 breed Hereford chromosome 19, ARS-UCD2.0, whole genome shotgun sequence contains these coding sequences:
- the FN3K gene encoding fructosamine-3-kinase (The RefSeq protein has 1 substitution compared to this genomic sequence), which produces MEQLLRAELRTATLRAFGSPGVGGISEGRAYDTDAGPVFVKINHRTLARQMFEGEMASLEALRSTGLVRVPRPIKVIDLPGGGAAFVMEHLKMRGLRSQASKLGDQMADLHLYNQKLGEKLREEENRVGQRAEGAGPQYVAKFGFHTVTCCGFIPQVNEWQDDWPTFFTRHRLQAQLDLIEKDYADREAQELWSQLQVKIPDLFCGLEIVPALLHGDLWSGNVAEDDSGPIIYDPASFYGHSEFELAIALMFGGFPRSFFTAYHQKVPKAPGFDRRLLLYQLFNYLNHWNHFGRQYRSPSLGTMRKLLK; this is translated from the exons ATGGAGCAGCTGCTGCGCGCCGAGCTGCGCACCGCGACCCTGCGCGCCTTCGGGAGCCCCGGGGTCGGCGGCATCAGCGAGGGGCGCGCCTACGACACAGATGCCGGCCCCGTGTTTGTCAAGATTAACCACAGGACTCTG GCCCGGCAGATGTTTGAGGGGGAGATGGCGAGCCTGGAGGCTCTTCGGAGCACTGGCCTGGTGCGGGTGCCTCGGCCCATCAAGGTGATTGACCTGCCTGGAGGTGGGGCTGCCTTTGTGATGGAGCATCTGAAGATGAGGGGCCTgaggag TCAGGCATCAAAACTTGGAGACCAGATGGCAGATTTGCACCTTTACAACCAGAAGCTCGGGGAGAagctgagggaggaggagaacagAGTGG GCCAGAGGGCTGAGGGTGCCGGGCCCCGGTATGTGGCCAAGTTCGGCTTCCACACAGTGACCTGCTGCGGCTTCATCCCGCAG GTGAACGAGTGGCAGGATGACTGGCCAACCTTCTTCACCCGGCACCGGCTCCAAGCACAGCTGGACCTCATTGAGAAGGATTATGCTGACCGAGAGGCACAGGAACTCTGGTCACAGCTACAG GTGAAGATTCCGGATTTGTTTTGTGGCCTGGAGATTGTCCCTGCCCTTCTTCACGGGGATCTATGGTCGGGAAATGTGGCAGAGGATGACAGCGGGCCCATTATTTATGACCCAGCCTCCTTCTACGGCCATTCTGAGTTTGAACTGGCGATTGCCTTGATGTTCGGGGGGTTTCCCAGGTCCTTCTTCACTGCCTACCACCAGAAGGTCCCCAAGGCTCCAGGATTCGACAGGCGGCTGCTGCTCTATCAGCTTTTTAACTACCTGAATCACTGGAACCACTTCGGTAGGCAGTACAGGAGCCCATCCCTGGGCACCATGAGGAAGCTTCTCAAATAG